One region of Triticum aestivum cultivar Chinese Spring chromosome 6B, IWGSC CS RefSeq v2.1, whole genome shotgun sequence genomic DNA includes:
- the LOC123138471 gene encoding zinc finger protein 8, protein MATPQEVRRVDSFSQLPFIRPAVAQQQQQQARETIRLFGREFSNNDALLQQQQRKQEAGAGSPDAANGSTVTSEGNGGGGGGAKGGASGAAAGETRKFECHYCCRNFPTSQALGGHQNAHKRERQHAKRAHLQASLAMHRYVPGGHHMYGALLNYHHHHPAAARYDQPPPHYPMWTTASMGPYGGGGPGSMSQPIDGSPVAQAQGHWRVPLPAVENFGAAVRHGAADMPPAVVVRPGEVMTCKDEKVVMSLLSSSPSLSSCSSTSPEKLGRCELGQQEALSLDLHL, encoded by the coding sequence ATGGCGACGCCGCAGGAGGTGCGCAGGGTCGACTCGTTCTCGCAGCTGCCGTTCATCCGGCCGGCGGtggcgcagcagcagcagcagcaggcgagGGAGACCATCCGGCTCTTCGGCCGCGAGTTCTCCAACAACGACGCcctgctgcagcagcagcagcgcaagcaggAGGCCGGCGCCGGCTCCCCGGACGCCGCCAACGGGAGCACCGTCACGTCCgagggcaacggcggcggcggcggtggagccaAGGGCGGCGCgtctggggcggcggcgggggagacGAGGAAGTTCGAGTGCCACTACTGCTGCCGCAACTTCCCGACGTCGCAGGCGCTGGGCGGGCACCAGAACGCGCACAAGCGGGAGCGCCAGCACGCCAAGCGGGCCCACCTGCAGGCCTCCCTCGCCATGCACCGCTACGTCCCCGGCGGCCACCACATGTACGGCGCCCTCCTcaactaccaccaccaccaccccgccgccgcccgctacgaccagccgccgccgcACTACCCGATGTGGACGACCGCCAGCATGGGGCCCTACGGCGGGGGCGGCCCGGGCTCCATGTCGCAGCCCATCGACGGCAGCCCCGTCGCGCAGGCGCAGGGCCACTGGAGGGTGCCCCTGCCGGCCGTGGAGAACTTCGGCGCAGCAGTCCGTCACGGCGCGGCTGACATGCCGCCGGCCGTGGTGGTGCGGCCCGGGGAGGTGATGACCTGCAAGGACGAGAAGGTGGTGATGAGCCTGCTCTCCTCGTCGCCGTCCTTGTCGTCCTGCTCCTCCACGTCGCCGGAGAAGCTAGGTAGGTGTGAATTGGGGCAGCAGGAGGCTCTTAGCTTGGACCTCCATTTGTAA